A window from Triticum aestivum cultivar Chinese Spring chromosome 6D, IWGSC CS RefSeq v2.1, whole genome shotgun sequence encodes these proteins:
- the LOC123141127 gene encoding uncharacterized protein: MVVKKRAAVIAALCMLLLLMLPRPSRQQFFDHSCDCYRKCYLECKNAFPMLCKVVCGGSCNDNKDPVVTCMVACCTDSICGLSPAPSACAPDCIHACEKMWGGHGPAKEP, from the exons atggtggtgaagaagaGAGCGGCGGTGATCGCCGCCCTGTGCATGCTCCTGCTCCTCATGCTGCCAAGGCCATCCCGTCAGCAGTTCTTCGATCACTCCTGCGACTGCTACCGAAAGTGCTACTTAGAGTGCAAGAACGCCTTCCCGATGCTCTGCAAGGTCGTGTGCGGCGGCAGCTGCAATGACAACAAGGACCCTGTCGTCACCTGCATGGTCGCCTGCTGCACCGACTCTATCTGCGGCCTGTCACCAGCGCCGTCCG CTTGCGCTCCGGATTGTATCCATGCATGCGAGAAGATGTGGGGTGGCCATGGTCCCGCCAAGGAACCTTGA